The nucleotide sequence GGCGAGGGCGTGGCCGAGGCCGACGATCCCGGCTCCGACGATGGCGATGTCGGCGGTGCGATCAGCAGGAGTGCTCATGCGGCGACCGTACGACCGCCTCGGGGCCGGGAGGCGAACACGAGGTGAATGGCCGCTTCCGTCGCGAATTCGCGACCGAAACCGGCTGCCCGTCACATGCGTGACCGCGGCCGCGCGGCGCGCACGGCGGCCCGGTCGCGAAATCGCGACAGGGGTCACGCCCGCCCCGACGCCGGGGCGCACCGCCGCACACGAAGCGCCGAGGCCCGGCCGCTAGGCTCGGCCCGTGCCCCTGACTCCCCCGTCGTCGTCGTCCACCCCGTCGAGGCTGCCGGAGGCGGTGCAGGCGTTCGATCGCCGTGTCGGGCGGCGGATCAACGGGCGGCCTTCGGATCCTGCGGCCGACCGCGCACTGCTGGCCGTCTCGACGGCGGCGAACAACGGTCTGCTGTGGTTCTCCGTCGCAGCAGCGCTCGCGCTCACCGGCCCACGGGGGCGCCGAGCCGCAGCACGGGGCCTGGCGTCGCTCGGCCTGTCGAGCGGGTTCGCGAACCTCGTGGCGAAGCCGTTGGTCGGTGGCCCGAGGCCATCGGCCGACGACGTTCCGCCCGAGCGTCAGCTGGCGAGGTTCCCGCAGTCGGCGTCGTTCCCGTCCGGGCACACCGCGAGCGCCATCGCGTTCGCCTCGGGCGTGGCGATCGAAAGCCCGGCGCTCGGCCTGGTCGTCGCACCGCTGGCCGTGACGGTCGCCTACTCGCGGCTGCACGTGGGCGCGCACTGGCTGTCGGACGTGCTGGGCGGGGCGGCGATCGGGGTGACTATGGCGAACGTGGCGCGGCTCCTGCCGCTCAGGTGGATCCGCTGACGCGAGGATAATCGACGCGTGCCCTTTCCCCACTACCTCGAAGACCTCGAAGCCGGCCAGCGTTTCACGAGCCCCGGCCGCACGATCACCGAAGCCGACGTGATGTCGTTCGCGTCGTGGACGAACGACAACAACCAGGTCCACACCGACGTCGAGTTCGCGAACCGCACCCGCTACGGGCAGCGCATCGTGCACGGAATGCTCGGCACGTCGCTGTGCCTCGGCCTCATCGCGCGCACCGGCGTGTTCGAGGGCTCGGCCGTCGCTCTGCTGGGCATCGACGGCTGGCGGTTCGCCGCGCCGATCTTCATCGGCGACACGGTCACGTGCACGGTCGAGATCCTGTCGACCCGACTCACGTCGAAGGGCACGACCGGCATCGTCGAGCGACAGGTCACGCTGACGAACCAGCGCGGCGAGACGGTGCAGGAGGGCCGCATGGACCTCATGGTGCTGACGAGGGCAGCGGCGCTGGCCTGAGCGGCGCGAACGTCGAGAGCGACCCGCGACCCTCGACGCCTCCTGCCCGTCGGGGCCCTACTGCCCCTCGAGGATGGCGTCGGCGTTGTCGGCGATCCAGTCCATCAGCGGCAGGAGACGCAGCGCGACCTCCTCGCCCCGGGGCGTGAGCGAGTAGTCGACGCGCGGCGGGATCGTCGGCTGCGCCACCCGCAGCACGAAGCCGTCCTTCTCGAAGGTCCGCAGCGTCGAGGCGAGCATCTTCTCGCTGATGCCGCCGATCTCGCGCTTGAGCTCGCCGTAGCGCCGAGACCCGGACTCGAGCGCCATGAGCACGAGCACGCCCCACCGGCTCGTGACGTGGTTGAGCACGACCCGCGTGGGGCAGTCGGCCGGGAATTCTCCGCCGGTGAATCCCGGTCGCTCCCGTGTCACCGCAAAACTGACGTCCATGAAGGTAGCTTACAAAAAAGTGCGTACCTTCGATCGGGAAGGTGGGCAGGAGCCGCGTGGTTGGCTACGAACGACACACCACAGTCCCTCGAAAGGAACCCCTCCATGTCGATCGTCGTCACCGCCACCTCCGGCCCCCTCGGCTCGCTCGTCGTCCAGAAGCTGCTCGACCGTGGCGCCGCCCCCGCCGACGTCGTCGCCACCGCACGCAGCACGGCGAAGATCGCCTCGCTCGCCGAGAAGGGCGTCACGACGGCCGAGCTCGACTACTCGAAGCCCGAGACGATCGCCGCGGCGATCTCGGCGGGCGACGTCGTCGTCCTCATCTCGGGCAGCGAGGTGGGCCAGCGGGTTCCGCAGCACCAGGCCGTCATCGACGCGGCGAAGACCGCAGGAGCCGCCCGGATCGTCTACACGAGCGCACCCGCGGCCGACGACACCACCCTCGTGGTCGCGCCCGAGCACAAGGTCACGGAGGAGCTGCTGCACGCCTCGGGAGTGCCTTTCACGATCCTCCGCAACGGCTGGTACACCGAGAACTACGTGCCGCAGGTGGCCCTCGGCCGCGAGCACGGCCAGCTCGCCGGCAGCGCGGGCGACGGCCGCGTCTCGAGCGCGAGCCGCGCCGACTACGCCGAGGCCGCGGCCGTCGTCGCGCTCGACGACTCGTACGCCGGGCAGACCCTCGAGCTCTCCGGCGACTACGCCTGGAGCTTCCCGGAGCTCGCCGAGGCGATCTCGGGCATCGTGGGCCGCGAGGTGACCTACGTCGACGTCACGCCCGAGCAGCAGCTCGAGATCCTCAAGGGCGCGGGGCTCGACGAGGGCACCGCGGGCTTCGTCGTGGCGCTCGACGGCAACATCCGCGACGGGCTCCTCGGCCACACGCCCGGAGACCTCGCTCGCGTCATCGGTCGGCCGACGACCCCGTTCGCCGAGGGCCTCGCCGCCGCGGTCGCCGCGCAGTAGCCCCTGGCACCAACCCCGCCGCGACAAAACGCGACACCTGCGACGCTCTGAAGCGTCGCAGGTGTCGCGTTTTGTCGCTGGGGGGGGGTGGCGGCCTACGCGCTGAGCGCGAGGTGCGCCGTGCGAATCGTCTCGAACAGGGCCTCGGCGCTCGCGGCGTCCAGGTGCCCTCCCTCGACGGCGCTCATGATGCGCAGGAGCTCGAGACGGCTCTCGGCACGCACGCGGAGCGTCGACACGGTGTCGTGGTCGATCGCGTCGGAGGCGGCCAGCCGAGCGACGACGGCGTTCCTGGTCCAACGGGTTGCGGTGGTGCTCATGTGGTCCCCTTCCTTGGTAGATCGTGACCTTTCCGCAACAGTAAGACCGGGAGGCGACCTCCCGCCCTCCCCAGAACGGGTCGCGGATGAACAGTGGGTGACACCGGCTCCGGAGCCGAGTAGGTTGCAGTCAACCGACCGGCAGGAGACGACGATGCCCCGCTACTTCATCGGGATGTACCAGCCCCAGGGCGTGGTGCCGAGCGACGAGATCCTCGGCCCGGTCATGCGCGACATGGGCGCGTACATGGGCGAGCTGCAGGCGGGCGGCAAGCTCGTCTTCTCGAACGGCTTCGACCAGAGCGCGCATCCGTCGGTCGTGACCTCCGACGGCACCAGCATCGACGTGACGCCGGGGTCGTACCTCGAGTCCGAGATCCAGCTCGGCGGCTTCACGATCGTCGACGTCGAAGACGAAGACGAGGCTCACGCGGTAGCCACTCGCCTGGCCGAGATCACGCACCTCCCCATCGAGGTGCGCCTGTTCGCCGACCGCCCCTAGGCACGCCGCCATGCCCGGCACCGCGCTCCTCGTCATCGACGCGCAGCGCAACATGCTCGAGGGCCCCGACGCTCTCCCCAACGCCGAGATCATGATCGCCCGCCTGCGCGGCGCCCTCGACCTGGCCCGCCGCAGTGGCCGCCTCGTCGTCTTCATCCAGAACGACGGCGCGTCGGGCGACGTCGACGAGCCGTTCTCGGTCGGCTGGGAGCTCTTCTTCGAGCCGCAGGACGACGAGTGGGTCGTCACCAAGACGACGCTCGACGTCTTCGAGTCCAATCCAGCGCTGGCCGCCGAGCTCGCCGCGACCGGCATCGAGACGCTCGTCGTGGTCGGGATGCAGTCCGAGTACTGCCTCCAGGAGTCGTGCCTCGGGGCCGTGGAGGCGGGGTTCGACGTGCAGGTTCCGTCGGCGCTGCACGCGACCTACGACACGGAGCGCCGCGCGGCCGACATCGCCGCCGACGTCGAGCTCGTGCTCACCGCGGCGGGGGTCACGATCACGTGAGTGTCTCGGCTCCTGCGATCTGAGCCTGCCGAGCCACGTCGCACGGGCCGAAAGAGACCGTGCGTCAGCGCCGGGCGGTGAGCCCGCTGCCGGCCGACGGCGCGAGACGCCACGCGGGGATCAGATCGACCAGCAGGATCGCCGCGAGCACCCCGAAGGCGATGTCGTAGCCGGCCGTCATGCCCGACCCCGGGGAGTCGCCCGCGCCGACGATCGACAGGCCGACCGAGATCGCGACGGCGCCGAGCGCGATGCCCGAGCCGATCGCGATCTGCTGCACGGTCGAGTCGAGGACGTTCGCGCCGGTCATCTGCGCCTGCTCGACGTCGGCGTACGTGATCGTGTTGTACGCGGTGAAGCCGGTCGACCGCGCCGCGCCCGAGACGATCAGCACGATCACCATGACGGCGAACGGCGTCGACGGGCGGAAGAACGCCATGCCGACGAGGCAGGCGACGCCGACGACGTGGGCGGCGACGATGAGGCGGCGGAAGCCGAAGGTGCGGAGCATCCACGTGGTCGCCGGCTTGATGCCGAGGTTGCCGGCGAAGAGGAAGAGCACGGCCGCACCGGCCTGGACGGGTGTCCAGCCGAAGGCCCGCTGCAGCAGGAGCGGCACCACGAACGGGACGGCGCTGATGACGAGCCGATAGATCGAGCCGCCGCCGACCGAGACCTTGTAGGTGTGGATGCGCAGGAGGCGCAGGTCGACGAACGGCCGGGGCGTCCGCAGCAGGTGCCGGATCGCCAGGCCCACGAGCACGAGGCCCACGACGGCGGAGACGATGGTCTGCACGACGTCTACGGGCGTGATCGTCAGGAGCGTCGTCGCCCAGACGAGCGCGGCGATGCCGACCGACGTCAGCGCGAGGCCGAGCCAGTCGGGCGGCGTCGGCTCGGGCACGACGCTGTCGGCCGTGCCGTCGGGGTGCGCGACGGTGCGGCCGGGCACGATGCGGAGCGCGGCGACCAGGCCGATCGCGCCGAGAGGCACGTTGACGAGGAAGATCCAGTGCCACGACGCGTAGGTCGTGAGCAGGCCGCCGACGAAGGGCGCCAGGATCGGGGCCACCAGAGCAGGCCACGTCAGCACCGCCACGGCCCTGATCAGATTCTCCTTCGAGGTGGCCCGCAGCACGGTCATCCGGCCCACCGGCA is from Frondihabitans australicus and encodes:
- a CDS encoding phosphatase PAP2 family protein, with translation MPLTPPSSSSTPSRLPEAVQAFDRRVGRRINGRPSDPAADRALLAVSTAANNGLLWFSVAAALALTGPRGRRAAARGLASLGLSSGFANLVAKPLVGGPRPSADDVPPERQLARFPQSASFPSGHTASAIAFASGVAIESPALGLVVAPLAVTVAYSRLHVGAHWLSDVLGGAAIGVTMANVARLLPLRWIR
- a CDS encoding MaoC/PaaZ C-terminal domain-containing protein; this encodes MPFPHYLEDLEAGQRFTSPGRTITEADVMSFASWTNDNNQVHTDVEFANRTRYGQRIVHGMLGTSLCLGLIARTGVFEGSAVALLGIDGWRFAAPIFIGDTVTCTVEILSTRLTSKGTTGIVERQVTLTNQRGETVQEGRMDLMVLTRAAALA
- a CDS encoding winged helix-turn-helix transcriptional regulator — translated: MDVSFAVTRERPGFTGGEFPADCPTRVVLNHVTSRWGVLVLMALESGSRRYGELKREIGGISEKMLASTLRTFEKDGFVLRVAQPTIPPRVDYSLTPRGEEVALRLLPLMDWIADNADAILEGQ
- a CDS encoding SDR family oxidoreductase yields the protein MSIVVTATSGPLGSLVVQKLLDRGAAPADVVATARSTAKIASLAEKGVTTAELDYSKPETIAAAISAGDVVVLISGSEVGQRVPQHQAVIDAAKTAGAARIVYTSAPAADDTTLVVAPEHKVTEELLHASGVPFTILRNGWYTENYVPQVALGREHGQLAGSAGDGRVSSASRADYAEAAAVVALDDSYAGQTLELSGDYAWSFPELAEAISGIVGREVTYVDVTPEQQLEILKGAGLDEGTAGFVVALDGNIRDGLLGHTPGDLARVIGRPTTPFAEGLAAAVAAQ
- a CDS encoding YciI family protein, with amino-acid sequence MPRYFIGMYQPQGVVPSDEILGPVMRDMGAYMGELQAGGKLVFSNGFDQSAHPSVVTSDGTSIDVTPGSYLESEIQLGGFTIVDVEDEDEAHAVATRLAEITHLPIEVRLFADRP
- a CDS encoding isochorismatase family protein yields the protein MPGTALLVIDAQRNMLEGPDALPNAEIMIARLRGALDLARRSGRLVVFIQNDGASGDVDEPFSVGWELFFEPQDDEWVVTKTTLDVFESNPALAAELAATGIETLVVVGMQSEYCLQESCLGAVEAGFDVQVPSALHATYDTERRAADIAADVELVLTAAGVTIT
- a CDS encoding MFS transporter, with protein sequence MTTPTTRQRAGAGLRSQALALLVAGCFFMENLDSTIVTTAVPSIARDLGVDAASVGVAITAYVMTVAILIPVSGWLADRFGSRTILVTAIALFTLASVACAASPTLSVLVLARIVQGIGGAMMVPVGRMTVLRATSKENLIRAVAVLTWPALVAPILAPFVGGLLTTYASWHWIFLVNVPLGAIGLVAALRIVPGRTVAHPDGTADSVVPEPTPPDWLGLALTSVGIAALVWATTLLTITPVDVVQTIVSAVVGLVLVGLAIRHLLRTPRPFVDLRLLRIHTYKVSVGGGSIYRLVISAVPFVVPLLLQRAFGWTPVQAGAAVLFLFAGNLGIKPATTWMLRTFGFRRLIVAAHVVGVACLVGMAFFRPSTPFAVMVIVLIVSGAARSTGFTAYNTITYADVEQAQMTGANVLDSTVQQIAIGSGIALGAVAISVGLSIVGAGDSPGSGMTAGYDIAFGVLAAILLVDLIPAWRLAPSAGSGLTARR